The Streptomyces tubercidicus DNA segment TCAGCGAGGCGTATGACGCCCGCGAGAGCGGCTACCCCGGCGGGGTCAGCGTCCCCGCCGTCGTCGACGTGCCCAGCGGGCAGCTCGTCACCAACGACTTCCAGCAGATCACCCTGGACTTCGCGACGGAGTGGACGGCGCTGCACCGGCCCGGCGCCCCCGATCTGTACCCGGAGCCGCTGCGCGAGGAGATCGACGTCGTGATGGCGGGCGTCTACCGGGACGTCAACAACGGCGTGTACCGAGCCGGTTTCGCCACCGGGCAGAGCGAGTACGAGGCCGCCTTCCGTGATCTGTTCCGGCGCCTGGATCTGCTGTCCGAGCGCCTGGTGGACCGCCGCTACCTGGTCGGCGACACCCTCACCGAGGCCGACATCCGGCTGTTCACCACGCTGGTCCGCTTCGACGCCGTCTACCACGGGCACTTCAAGTGCAACCGGTTCAAGCTGGCCGAGGACCCGGTGCTGTGGGCCTACGCCAAGGACCTCTTCCAGACACCCGGCTTCGGCGACACCGTCGACTTCCACCACATCAAGCAGCACTACTACCGGGTGCACACGGGCATCAACCCGACCGGCATCGTCCCGCTCGGACCGGACCTCTCCGGCTGGCTGACCCCGCACCACCGCGAGGAGTTGGGCGGCCGGCCGTTCGGCGACGGCACCCCGCCGGGCCCGGTGCCACCGGCCGAGGAGGTCCCGCCCACCGGACGCCCCGAGCAGCTGCTGACCGGCTCCTGACCCGCACCCCGGCTGTGGCAGACCGGCCCCGGATCCCGGACCGTGAGACCCTGAGAACACAGGGACGGACACCCACCGGCGGTGCGCCGGAGCTGCCCGCGAACGCGCCGGGCACCCGGGCTCCCGGTCCGCCGCCGCGCGCCACCCGCCCCACGCCCTCCAGGCGAGGAGTGAGCCCGATGAGGATGGTCCTGACGGCCCGGATACCGACCGAGACCGGCAACGAAGTCATCCAGAGCGGCAGTCTGCCGAAGATCATGGAGACCGCCCTCGCCGCCCTCCAGCCGGAGGCGGCCTACTTCACCCTCGACGGCGGTGACCGCACCGCCTACTTCTTCTTCGACATGAAGGAGTCGTCGCAGATGCCGACGCTCCTGGAATCGTTCTTCATGGATCTGCACGCGAAGGTCTCGCTGCAGCCGGTGATGAACACGGCGGAGCTGCGCACCGGTCTCGGACACCTGATGAGCGGCACCTGAGGCGCCGCCCGCCCGGCCCCGGCGCTCCTCTCACTCCGCCCCGGCGCTGCCTCACTCCGCCGCGGTGTCCTCCGGTGCCCCCTGCGCGAGCCCGGCCAGCGCATCGAGCGCCTCGGCCAGCACCTCGACGGGCGGTGAGGCGAGCGCCAGACGTACGGCGTTGGGGGCGTGGCCGGAGCCGATGGCGAAGGCTCCGGACGGGGTGACGGCGATCCCGCGGCGCGCTGCGGCGGCGACGAAGGTGTCGGCCCGCCACGGCTCCGGCAGCTCCCACCAGCAGTGATACGCGTGCGGATCGGCCCCGACCCGGAATCCGGCGAGCCGTTCGGCGACCAGCCGCTGTCGTGCGGCGGCGTCGGCGCGCTTCTCCTCCTCGGCTGCCGCGGCGGTGCCGTCGGACATCCAGCGGGTGGCCGCGTCGAGCGCGAAGCGGGACGCGGTCCAGGTGCCCGTCCTGAGGGCGGTGGCGAAGTCCTGTGCGGTGCCCTCGGGCACGGTGAGGAATCCCAGCGACAGTCCGGGCGCGAGCCGTTTGGACAGGCTGTCGATGACCACGGTGCGCTCCGGCGCGAGGGCGGCGAGCGGGGAGAGGTCGTTGCGGAGGAAGCCGTAGATCGCGTCCTCGATGGCGAACAGGTCCAACTCCCGCAGGGCCGCGGCGAGTTCCGTGCGCCGGTGGGCGGGCATGGTGACGCCCAGCGGATTGTGGAGAGCGGGCTGGAGGTAGACGGCGCGCAGCGGGGGTGCGGCACGCAGGGCCTCGGGGGTCAGACCGTGCTCGTCCATGGAGAGGGGGACGAGGGTGATGCCGAGGCGGGCCGCGATGCCCTTCACCACGGGGTAGGTGAGTGATTCGACGCCGAGCCGCTCACCGGCCGGGACCAGCGCGGCGATCGCCGCGGCGATCGCCTGCCGGCCGTTGCCCGCGAAGAGCAGCTGCCGGGGATCCGGCGCCCAGTCGCCACGGGCGAGATGGGCGGCGGCGGCCTGACGGGCGGCGGCCGTGCCGACCGCCCCCACCGGGCGGAGCGCGGCGGCCAGGGCGTCAGGCCGCAGCAGCTGCCCCAGGCTCTGGGCGAGCAGCGCGGGGTGGCCGGGCAGCACGGGGAAGTTCAGCTCCAGGTCGACCCGGGCCTCACCCGGCTCGGCCAGTGCGGGCTCGGCGGCCGGCGCGGTGCTGCGGACGAAGGTGCCGCGGCCGACCTCTCCCACCGTCAGCCCGCGTCGGCTCAATTCCCCGTACACCCGGGCCGCGGTCGAGCTCGCGATACGCCGGTCCCGGGCGAACCGGCGCAGCGGCGGCAGCCGGTCCCCCGGCCGGAGCCGCCCGGCGGCGATGTCGGCCGCGAGGTCATCGGCGATCGCGCGATAGTCGTCCATCGGTCACTCCCCTGAGGCGCGAGGCGGCGCACTCACAACATTGCACCGAGTACATTTCTATCATTGCACCGAGAGATTGCCCTCTATAGCATCGAGGCGTCAAGCCACAGCAGAGGGGGACGATCCATGAGTTCGGTCAATTGCCGCGAGATCACGATGGGTTACGAGGACGAGGGCAGCGGCGATCCGCTGGTGCTCGTACACGGCCACCCCTTCGACCGCTCGATGTGGCGCCCGCAGATCGAGCACTTCAGCCAGGCCGGATGGCGGGTGATCGCGCCGGACCTCCGGGGCTACGGGCAGAGCACGGTCGTCCCCGGCACCACCCCGCTGGAGACCTTCGCACGCGACCTGCTCGCCCTGCTGGACCGGCTCGGAATCGAGCGCTTCGTGCTCGGCGGCCTGTCCATGGGAGGCCAGATCGTCATGGAGTGCTACCGGCTCTTCCCGGAGCGGATCCAGGGCCTGGTGTTGGCCGACACCTTCGCCGCCGCGGAGACCGAGGAGGGCAGGACTGCGCGCCACAACATGGCGGCCCGGCTGCTCCGCGAGGGCATGACCGGCTACGCACAGGAGGTGCTGGCCAAGATGGTCTCCGCGCACACCCTCACCCACCGGCCGGAGGCCGCCGCCCACGTCCTGGCGATGATGACGGCCACACCCCCCGAGGGCGCGGCCGCCGCACTCCGCGGACGCGCCGAACGCCCCGACTACGGGGACCTGTTGACGCGGGTCTCGGTACCGGCACTGGTGGTGGTCGGCACGGAGGACACCTACACCCCCGTGAGCGATGCCCGCGACATCCACGCACGGGTCCCGGACGCCACCCTGACCCTCATCGAGCGGACGGGTCATCTCCCGAACCTGGAGCGGCCGGACGCATTCAACACCGCACTGGCGGAGTTTCTCCACGCCCTGCCCGACGACTCCCGGCCGAACAACCCCCTGCCGGGGCCGACTTCCGGGGCACACCCCCTCCTCCCCTCCCCGACTCCCCCTGGACCCAGGGACGTTACCCAGCCGTAACCTACCGACGGGTTACCACAGGTAAGGAGCGGACCTTACTCTCCAGTCACATTCGGGTGCACCGTACGCCCCACCTGTCCCCGGACAGCGTGCGGTCGCCCGCATCAAGATCTGGAGCAGAAGATGACGCCCTCCCGTACGACGCAGCGCGTCGCGATCGGCACCGCCTCCGCGGCCCTCCTGGCCGCCACGGTTCTTACCGGCACCCCGGCCACCGCCGCGGCGGCGACACCGCAATCCGCCCCCGCCACAGCGACTTCGGGCGGTG contains these protein-coding regions:
- a CDS encoding alpha/beta fold hydrolase, with amino-acid sequence MSSVNCREITMGYEDEGSGDPLVLVHGHPFDRSMWRPQIEHFSQAGWRVIAPDLRGYGQSTVVPGTTPLETFARDLLALLDRLGIERFVLGGLSMGGQIVMECYRLFPERIQGLVLADTFAAAETEEGRTARHNMAARLLREGMTGYAQEVLAKMVSAHTLTHRPEAAAHVLAMMTATPPEGAAAALRGRAERPDYGDLLTRVSVPALVVVGTEDTYTPVSDARDIHARVPDATLTLIERTGHLPNLERPDAFNTALAEFLHALPDDSRPNNPLPGPTSGAHPLLPSPTPPGPRDVTQP
- a CDS encoding PLP-dependent aminotransferase family protein, which gives rise to MDDYRAIADDLAADIAAGRLRPGDRLPPLRRFARDRRIASSTAARVYGELSRRGLTVGEVGRGTFVRSTAPAAEPALAEPGEARVDLELNFPVLPGHPALLAQSLGQLLRPDALAAALRPVGAVGTAAARQAAAAHLARGDWAPDPRQLLFAGNGRQAIAAAIAALVPAGERLGVESLTYPVVKGIAARLGITLVPLSMDEHGLTPEALRAAPPLRAVYLQPALHNPLGVTMPAHRRTELAAALRELDLFAIEDAIYGFLRNDLSPLAALAPERTVVIDSLSKRLAPGLSLGFLTVPEGTAQDFATALRTGTWTASRFALDAATRWMSDGTAAAAEEEKRADAAARQRLVAERLAGFRVGADPHAYHCWWELPEPWRADTFVAAAARRGIAVTPSGAFAIGSGHAPNAVRLALASPPVEVLAEALDALAGLAQGAPEDTAAE
- a CDS encoding glutathione S-transferase family protein, with amino-acid sequence MPHPDTGSNGGTPDGTSEGASDATPDAATDGNVAYGRKPFKRSRSHFADRITADGRDGWPVEAGRYRLVASRACPWASRAVISRRLLGLEEAISLAITDPLQDDRSWRFTLDPDGRDPVLGIRFLSEAYDARESGYPGGVSVPAVVDVPSGQLVTNDFQQITLDFATEWTALHRPGAPDLYPEPLREEIDVVMAGVYRDVNNGVYRAGFATGQSEYEAAFRDLFRRLDLLSERLVDRRYLVGDTLTEADIRLFTTLVRFDAVYHGHFKCNRFKLAEDPVLWAYAKDLFQTPGFGDTVDFHHIKQHYYRVHTGINPTGIVPLGPDLSGWLTPHHREELGGRPFGDGTPPGPVPPAEEVPPTGRPEQLLTGS